From the genome of Streptomyces sp. NBC_01317, one region includes:
- a CDS encoding aldo/keto reductase: MKTRRIGTVDVSAIGLGGMPLSIEGRPDETRSVATVHAALDAGVTLIDTADAYHLYADEVGHNESLIAKALASHDRGGEVLVATKGGHLRPGDGSWTLDGSPEHLKAACDASLRRLGVEAIGLYQFHRPDPKVPYAESVGAIRDLLDAGKIQQAGISNADPEMIRQANEILGGRLVSVQNQFSPAFRSSERELELCAELGIAFLPWSPFGGITRAGELGSTFAPFARVAEAHGVSAHQVCLAWLLAKSPTVIPIPGSSRPATVRDSVEAADLTLTAAELAELDAA, from the coding sequence CGCATCGGGACCGTCGACGTCAGCGCGATCGGTCTGGGCGGTATGCCCCTGTCCATCGAGGGCCGGCCGGACGAGACCCGTTCGGTGGCCACGGTCCACGCGGCGCTGGACGCCGGTGTGACGCTGATCGACACCGCTGACGCCTACCACCTGTACGCCGACGAGGTCGGGCACAACGAGTCGCTGATCGCCAAGGCGCTCGCGTCCCACGACCGGGGCGGCGAGGTGCTCGTCGCCACCAAGGGCGGCCATCTGCGTCCAGGGGACGGTTCATGGACGCTGGACGGCTCGCCCGAACACCTCAAGGCGGCGTGCGACGCGTCGCTGCGCCGGCTGGGGGTGGAGGCGATCGGGCTGTACCAGTTCCACCGCCCCGACCCGAAGGTGCCGTACGCGGAGTCGGTCGGCGCGATCCGCGATCTGCTGGACGCGGGCAAGATCCAGCAGGCCGGCATCTCCAACGCGGATCCGGAGATGATCCGGCAGGCGAACGAGATCCTCGGCGGCCGGCTGGTCTCCGTACAGAACCAGTTCTCGCCCGCCTTCCGTTCCAGCGAGCGGGAGTTGGAGCTGTGCGCGGAGCTGGGCATCGCGTTCCTGCCGTGGAGCCCGTTCGGCGGCATCACGCGGGCCGGTGAACTGGGGTCCACGTTCGCCCCGTTCGCCCGCGTGGCCGAGGCGCACGGGGTGAGCGCGCACCAGGTCTGTCTGGCCTGGCTCCTGGCCAAGTCCCCCACGGTGATCCCGATTCCGGGCTCCAGCCGCCCGGCGACGGTCCGCGACTCGGTCGAGGCGGCCGATCTGACCCTGACGGCCGCGGAGTTGGCGGAGCTCGACGCGGCGTAG